The Coriobacteriia bacterium genome includes a region encoding these proteins:
- a CDS encoding asparaginase produces the protein MTTPSPAPESAAPRKHILIIATGGTIASTEDGNGLAPALTGEQLAGYVPEIAKLCEFDIVQPMNIDSTNMRPRDWMRIRDEIVTRYDAYDGFVILHGTDTMAYTAAALSYLIQGSPKPIVLTGSQRPMANPFTDAKLNLYQSMLYATDPRSHDVAVVFGGEVIAGTRARKQRTMSFNAFTSVNFPTLALIRGERVVRAGIDQRPAPEGLRTFDRLNERVFVLKLTPEVGPGIFELLKADYDAVIVETFGIGGIPEHGEGDGPTFEEAIFDWVASGRTVVLTTQVPEEGCDLGVYEVGRAYAECPAILKGADMTTEALVAKTMWALGQTRDPEEVRALFYRSVNHDRIDAE, from the coding sequence ATGACCACGCCCTCGCCTGCGCCCGAAAGCGCCGCACCCCGTAAGCACATCCTCATCATCGCCACGGGCGGGACGATCGCCTCGACCGAGGACGGCAACGGACTCGCCCCCGCGCTCACCGGCGAGCAGCTCGCAGGCTACGTACCCGAGATAGCAAAGCTCTGCGAGTTCGACATCGTGCAACCCATGAACATCGACAGCACGAACATGCGCCCGCGCGACTGGATGCGCATCCGCGACGAGATCGTCACGCGCTACGACGCCTACGACGGCTTCGTCATCCTGCACGGCACCGACACGATGGCGTACACGGCCGCCGCGCTGTCCTACCTCATCCAGGGCAGCCCCAAGCCCATCGTGCTCACCGGCTCGCAGCGCCCCATGGCCAACCCGTTCACCGACGCCAAGCTCAACCTCTACCAGAGCATGCTCTACGCGACCGACCCGCGCTCGCACGACGTGGCCGTCGTGTTCGGCGGCGAGGTCATCGCCGGCACGCGCGCCCGCAAGCAGCGCACGATGAGCTTCAACGCGTTCACGAGCGTCAACTTCCCGACGCTGGCACTCATCCGCGGCGAGCGCGTCGTGCGCGCGGGCATCGACCAGAGGCCGGCGCCCGAGGGGCTGCGCACCTTCGACCGGCTGAACGAGCGCGTGTTCGTGCTCAAGCTGACGCCCGAGGTGGGGCCCGGCATCTTCGAGCTGCTCAAGGCCGACTACGACGCCGTCATCGTCGAGACGTTCGGCATCGGCGGCATCCCCGAGCACGGCGAGGGCGACGGCCCCACGTTCGAGGAGGCCATCTTCGACTGGGTCGCGTCCGGGCGCACGGTCGTGCTGACGACGCAGGTGCCCGAGGAGGGCTGCGACCTGGGCGTCTACGAGGTCGGGCGCGCCTACGCGGAGTGCCCCGCCATCCTGAAAGGCGCAGACATGACGACGGAGGCGCTCGTCGCCAAGACGATGTGGGCGCTCGGCCAGACGCGCGACCCCGAGGAAGTGCGCGCGCTGTTCTACCGGAGCGTCAACCACGACCGCATCGACGCGGAGTAG
- a CDS encoding M13 family metallopeptidase — MSIASHPAPSLRREAPTTSPAPEGLTRRTFTGLGAALAASALAAGAGIPSSLARASEAATSSGADAAPSPVDDFYEAVNHDTLASWEIPAGESRVSTFTNLRDNVRDVLDDLIRTAATSPDLDDPDLRTVGALYATGTDAETRDANGFGTVTESCLRAIEQAQTPTELLSCTLDAALQAGSLSLLRFNVDQNPHDATKRCLSLWTPDLGPEREVLLSEDEALRRVVDAYEGFVARLWEIRGAGSEEARAIAADVVGLMREVAPSSLSVAQQHDPSATTNLLTPGELSELLGGALDVAYFCEATGADPDAQLNVCDVGGLRAMASHLTDEGLPLLKRYAQTVLLVDTASYASTEAEAAKREYLMVSDGLTEAPEAERDLLNTIEETLAKHECSRLFCSARFPEAARQDVADMAGDIVDVFARRIQGLDWMGPDTKERALKKLDTLKVRAGYPDTWPQDFYDDEARPSFPEEGGVFADNAARLGAAAVRNDLALLTDESREFEWSPTPATVNAFYEQSGNSITILAGILQPPIYDVTAPREQNLGSIGSTIAHEISHAFDANGAQYDELGNVNNWWTEADYAHFRELAEHMAAYYDGFSVNGRQIHGEQTLSENIADLAGMSCVTQIAVEEGLDLGALFEAYGRQWATKGTDAWLADQVATDVHSPAKVRVNAVLSALDEFYETFGVTEGDGMWQDPESRPKIW, encoded by the coding sequence ATGAGCATCGCCAGCCATCCCGCCCCATCCCTCCGCCGGGAAGCGCCCACAACGTCGCCGGCGCCCGAGGGCCTGACCCGCCGGACGTTCACCGGGCTGGGCGCCGCGCTCGCCGCAAGCGCCCTCGCGGCCGGTGCGGGCATCCCCAGCTCGCTTGCGCGCGCATCGGAGGCCGCAACCTCCTCGGGAGCCGACGCGGCCCCCTCGCCCGTGGACGACTTCTACGAGGCCGTCAACCACGATACCCTCGCCTCCTGGGAGATCCCCGCAGGCGAATCGCGCGTCTCCACGTTCACGAACCTGCGCGACAACGTGCGCGACGTGCTCGACGACCTCATCAGGACCGCGGCGACCAGCCCCGACCTCGACGATCCCGACCTGCGCACCGTCGGCGCACTCTACGCGACCGGTACGGATGCCGAGACGCGCGACGCCAATGGCTTCGGCACGGTCACCGAATCCTGTCTGCGAGCCATCGAGCAGGCCCAGACTCCCACGGAGCTCCTGTCGTGCACGCTCGACGCCGCCCTGCAGGCAGGCAGCCTCTCCTTGCTCAGGTTCAACGTCGACCAGAATCCGCATGACGCCACGAAGCGGTGCCTGTCGCTCTGGACACCCGACCTCGGCCCCGAAAGGGAGGTCCTGCTCTCGGAAGACGAGGCGCTCAGGCGCGTCGTCGACGCCTACGAGGGCTTCGTCGCCCGCCTCTGGGAGATTCGCGGCGCAGGCAGCGAGGAGGCCCGAGCCATCGCCGCCGATGTCGTTGGGCTCATGCGCGAGGTCGCCCCTTCGTCGCTGAGCGTCGCTCAACAGCACGACCCCTCCGCCACGACAAACCTGCTCACGCCGGGCGAGCTCTCGGAGCTGCTGGGTGGCGCGCTCGACGTCGCGTACTTCTGCGAGGCAACAGGCGCAGACCCCGACGCGCAGCTCAACGTCTGCGACGTCGGCGGGCTGCGGGCGATGGCGTCCCACCTCACCGACGAGGGGCTGCCCCTGCTCAAGAGGTACGCGCAGACGGTGCTGCTCGTCGACACCGCCAGCTATGCAAGCACGGAAGCGGAGGCAGCTAAGCGCGAGTACCTCATGGTCAGCGACGGCCTGACCGAGGCCCCGGAGGCAGAGCGCGACCTGCTCAACACCATCGAGGAGACGCTGGCGAAGCACGAGTGCTCGCGCCTCTTCTGCTCCGCCCGCTTTCCCGAGGCGGCCCGGCAGGACGTCGCAGACATGGCCGGCGACATCGTTGACGTGTTTGCCCGGCGCATCCAGGGGCTCGACTGGATGGGTCCCGACACGAAGGAGCGCGCCCTCAAGAAGCTCGACACGCTCAAGGTGCGCGCCGGGTATCCCGACACCTGGCCCCAGGACTTCTACGACGATGAGGCGAGGCCGTCGTTCCCCGAAGAGGGCGGCGTCTTCGCAGACAACGCGGCGCGGCTTGGGGCGGCAGCGGTGCGCAACGACCTGGCCCTCCTCACCGATGAGAGCCGCGAGTTTGAGTGGTCCCCTACCCCCGCCACGGTCAACGCGTTCTACGAGCAGTCGGGCAACTCCATCACCATACTCGCCGGCATACTGCAGCCGCCGATCTACGACGTCACGGCGCCGCGCGAGCAGAACCTGGGCAGCATCGGGTCCACCATCGCCCACGAGATCAGCCACGCGTTCGACGCCAACGGCGCCCAGTACGACGAACTCGGCAACGTGAACAACTGGTGGACCGAGGCCGACTACGCGCACTTCCGGGAGCTGGCCGAGCACATGGCGGCGTACTACGACGGGTTCTCCGTGAACGGGCGGCAGATCCACGGCGAGCAGACGCTCAGCGAAAACATCGCCGACCTGGCCGGCATGTCGTGCGTTACGCAGATCGCCGTCGAGGAGGGGCTCGACCTCGGGGCGCTGTTCGAGGCGTACGGGCGGCAGTGGGCCACGAAGGGCACGGACGCGTGGCTGGCCGACCAGGTCGCGACAGACGTCCACTCGCCCGCGAAGGTGCGGGTCAACGCCGTGCTGAGCGCGCTTGACGAGTTCTACGAGACGTTCGGCGTGACCGAGGGCGACGGCATGTGGCAGGATCCCGAGAGCCGGCCGAAGATCTGGTAG
- a CDS encoding FAD-binding protein, translating to MSNDISRRNFVKGAGCAAGAAALAGAGMAMADEKASAAADKPAAGIPETWDYECDLLVIGYGGAGMWASLIGADECGQEVLILEKAPVEGGGNSRINNGEWTIIPEDKKEVFKEYLTTFSKGAIPAEMADAWVEECARNTEYADKYGMTYTIVDTALAGAIPEYYKLDESKFAGCQRLSSVEGFGMKTFHELDAKREELGAKIMFDCHDESLIQDPTTREILGAYTLIGSDETPKAVKARKGVIMTCGGFEFNEELKNKYLKIYPFKFEGWRFNTGDGIKMVQDVGANLWHMDNVISMTAMYTRDPENDFSVLCFCPGYSMIWVNRLGKRFVDENNTGSPHNGWHTLMSFSDAICDFDRIPTWCVFDEATFTAGKMGTSQGDSFECGNFASDLPDELRDWDGWSQDNQAEVDKGWIIKADTIDELAAKMKEWDSWMDAETLKATIAEYNGFCADGKDARFDREPQTLIPIADQGPYYAYAIYPGSCSTLGGPEKNTNGQVLDPAGNPIPRLYAAGCFGNFQDHSYGITGGNNAENMVWGRICARHASSLENWDA from the coding sequence ATGAGCAACGACATCTCCCGCCGCAACTTCGTCAAGGGTGCCGGCTGCGCCGCCGGTGCCGCCGCGCTGGCCGGTGCCGGCATGGCGATGGCCGACGAGAAGGCCTCGGCCGCGGCCGACAAGCCCGCCGCGGGCATCCCCGAGACGTGGGACTACGAGTGCGACCTGCTCGTCATCGGCTACGGCGGCGCCGGCATGTGGGCGTCGCTCATCGGCGCCGACGAGTGCGGCCAGGAGGTCCTCATCCTCGAGAAGGCCCCCGTCGAGGGCGGCGGCAACTCGCGCATCAACAACGGCGAGTGGACCATCATCCCCGAGGACAAGAAGGAGGTCTTCAAGGAGTACCTCACGACGTTCTCCAAGGGTGCCATCCCCGCCGAGATGGCTGACGCGTGGGTCGAGGAGTGCGCGCGCAACACCGAGTACGCCGACAAGTACGGCATGACGTACACGATCGTCGACACGGCCCTGGCCGGCGCCATCCCCGAGTACTACAAGCTCGACGAGTCCAAGTTCGCCGGCTGCCAGCGCCTGAGCTCCGTCGAGGGCTTCGGCATGAAGACGTTCCACGAGCTCGACGCCAAGCGCGAGGAGCTCGGCGCCAAGATCATGTTCGACTGCCACGACGAGTCTCTCATCCAGGACCCGACGACCCGCGAGATCCTGGGCGCCTACACGCTCATCGGCTCCGACGAGACGCCGAAGGCCGTCAAGGCGCGCAAGGGCGTCATCATGACGTGCGGCGGCTTCGAGTTCAACGAGGAGCTCAAGAACAAGTACCTCAAGATCTACCCGTTCAAGTTCGAGGGCTGGCGCTTCAACACCGGCGACGGCATCAAGATGGTCCAGGACGTGGGCGCCAACCTGTGGCACATGGACAACGTCATCTCCATGACGGCCATGTACACGCGTGACCCCGAGAACGACTTCTCCGTCCTGTGCTTCTGCCCCGGCTACTCCATGATCTGGGTCAACCGTCTGGGCAAGCGCTTCGTCGACGAGAACAACACCGGCTCGCCCCACAACGGCTGGCACACGCTCATGTCGTTCTCCGACGCCATCTGCGACTTCGACCGCATCCCGACGTGGTGCGTGTTCGACGAGGCCACGTTCACGGCCGGCAAGATGGGCACGAGCCAGGGCGACTCGTTCGAGTGCGGCAACTTCGCGAGCGACCTGCCCGACGAGCTGCGCGACTGGGACGGCTGGAGCCAGGACAACCAGGCCGAGGTCGACAAGGGCTGGATCATCAAGGCCGACACGATCGACGAGCTCGCGGCCAAGATGAAGGAGTGGGACTCCTGGATGGACGCTGAGACGCTTAAGGCGACCATCGCCGAGTACAACGGCTTCTGCGCCGACGGCAAGGACGCGCGCTTCGACCGTGAGCCCCAGACGCTCATCCCGATCGCCGACCAGGGCCCCTACTACGCCTACGCCATCTACCCGGGCAGCTGCTCCACGCTGGGCGGCCCCGAGAAGAACACGAACGGCCAGGTGCTCGATCCCGCCGGCAACCCGATCCCGCGCCTGTACGCGGCCGGCTGCTTCGGCAACTTCCAGGATCACAGCTACGGCATCACCGGCGGCAACAACGCCGAGAACATGGTGTGGGGCCGCATCTGCGCCCGCCACGCCTCCTCGCTGGAGAACTGGGACGCGTAA
- a CDS encoding C40 family peptidase produces the protein MTYRHPASSGRTEQDIPTGGEAAALTDALLSRRSFARGLAGAAAGLVLAPMALRSLALASEATEAALADAQSRYEAAQGQLSILQDQAFDAQAAYDQTSTDLYNTNVQIDELQVSINEEQTELAQAQDVLADRVNASYRAGSTGMLDVILSATNFDDFVNRVFYAGKTSDADAQAIQNVKDIKASLQADQDALQEQKAQQEELQAQQAVELETLNAQVAETESYVASLDSEVQGLIAQRNAEIQAAAEAARRAAEEEAARQAAEEEAARQAAAQQQAATNQGGGDAGTTGGDAGTGDAGTTGGADAGAGDASGGSDYDDGGYDDGGYDDSGSSSGGGSGYQPAGVVSAAYNYIGTPYSVMDCSGLTSQAYADCGYYLYHQSGVQYNTVAGAGGIVGADSLVPGNLVFYARGGSIYHVALYIGDGYVIDSIPNGGVQVRSMYFVDGFCGGGSPF, from the coding sequence ATGACTTACAGGCACCCGGCCAGCAGCGGCCGCACCGAGCAGGATATTCCGACAGGCGGGGAGGCCGCGGCCCTCACAGACGCGCTCTTGAGCCGCCGCTCGTTCGCACGCGGTCTGGCGGGCGCCGCCGCCGGGCTCGTTCTGGCGCCGATGGCCCTGCGAAGCTTGGCGCTGGCATCTGAAGCGACGGAGGCAGCCCTGGCCGACGCGCAGAGCCGCTACGAGGCCGCGCAGGGCCAGCTCTCCATCCTGCAGGACCAGGCCTTTGACGCGCAGGCGGCCTACGACCAGACGTCGACCGACCTGTACAACACGAACGTGCAGATAGACGAGCTGCAGGTCTCCATCAACGAGGAGCAGACGGAGCTTGCGCAGGCGCAGGACGTGCTGGCGGACCGCGTGAACGCCAGCTATCGCGCCGGCTCGACGGGCATGCTCGACGTCATCCTGAGCGCCACGAACTTCGACGATTTCGTCAACCGCGTGTTCTACGCGGGCAAGACGTCCGACGCCGACGCTCAGGCCATCCAGAACGTCAAGGACATCAAGGCCTCGCTGCAGGCCGACCAGGACGCCCTCCAGGAGCAGAAGGCCCAGCAGGAGGAGCTCCAGGCCCAGCAGGCCGTCGAGCTCGAGACGCTCAACGCGCAGGTTGCCGAGACCGAGAGCTACGTAGCCAGCCTCGACAGCGAGGTGCAGGGGCTCATCGCCCAGCGCAACGCCGAGATCCAGGCGGCGGCCGAGGCGGCGCGTCGGGCAGCCGAGGAGGAGGCCGCGCGCCAGGCAGCCGAGGAGGAGGCCGCGCGCCAGGCAGCAGCCCAGCAGCAGGCCGCCACGAACCAGGGCGGCGGGGATGCGGGCACGACCGGCGGGGATGCGGGGACCGGCGACGCCGGGACCACCGGCGGGGCAGACGCGGGCGCGGGCGACGCCAGCGGCGGCTCCGATTACGACGATGGCGGGTATGACGACGGCGGCTACGACGACTCCGGCAGCTCGTCAGGCGGCGGCAGCGGCTACCAGCCGGCCGGCGTCGTGAGCGCGGCGTACAACTACATCGGGACGCCCTACAGCGTCATGGACTGCTCGGGGCTCACGTCGCAGGCGTATGCCGACTGCGGGTACTACCTCTATCACCAGTCGGGCGTGCAGTACAACACCGTCGCAGGCGCGGGCGGTATCGTGGGCGCCGACAGCCTCGTGCCCGGCAACCTCGTGTTCTACGCGCGCGGCGGCTCCATCTACCACGTGGCGCTCTACATCGGCGATGGCTACGTCATCGACTCCATCCCCAACGGCGGCGTCCAGGTGCGCAGCATGTACTTCGTCGACGGCTTCTGCGGCGGCGGCAGCCCGTTCTAA
- a CDS encoding hydroxyacid dehydrogenase: MPASQPTPLTIAILGDETAYRRLLPGNPWLDSERCAFLGRDASIEDVLASAPDADVILSDVVASVPAMLIEGLPRLRLINSEGVGFDRIDCAAAAARGVFVCNNQGMNAGAVAEQTILLMLGLLRSVVSGDAAVRDGRQMEAKMAGMRRGITDLADCTVGLVGLGCIGQAVASRLRAFGTRVVYGGGHGRKDAALEAELGVTYLPLDELLATCDFVSLHCAVTPETTGMVDAAFLAKMRPGAYLVNTARGELVDNAALAEALAAGRLAGAGLDTVAPEPVTADNPLVNLPVEAAGRVLFSPHVGGITTGSLRRGQIHMWENVGRIKRGERPTCVVNGI; this comes from the coding sequence ATGCCCGCAAGCCAGCCCACCCCGCTCACGATAGCCATCCTCGGCGACGAGACGGCCTACCGCCGGCTCCTCCCCGGCAATCCGTGGCTCGACTCCGAGCGGTGCGCGTTCCTGGGGAGGGATGCATCGATCGAGGACGTGCTCGCCTCCGCGCCCGACGCCGACGTCATCCTCTCCGACGTCGTGGCGTCCGTGCCGGCCATGCTCATCGAGGGGCTGCCCCGGCTGCGGCTCATCAACTCCGAGGGCGTCGGCTTCGACCGCATCGACTGCGCGGCCGCAGCGGCGCGGGGTGTCTTCGTGTGCAACAACCAGGGCATGAACGCCGGGGCCGTCGCCGAGCAGACCATTCTGCTCATGCTCGGCCTGCTGCGCTCCGTCGTGTCCGGCGACGCCGCCGTACGTGACGGCCGGCAGATGGAGGCCAAGATGGCCGGCATGCGCCGCGGCATCACCGACCTCGCCGACTGCACGGTGGGCCTCGTGGGACTCGGCTGCATCGGACAGGCCGTCGCCTCGCGGCTGCGGGCCTTCGGGACGCGCGTCGTCTACGGCGGCGGGCACGGACGCAAGGACGCCGCGCTCGAGGCCGAGCTCGGCGTGACGTACCTGCCGCTCGACGAGCTGCTCGCCACCTGCGACTTCGTGAGCCTGCACTGTGCCGTGACGCCCGAGACGACCGGCATGGTGGACGCCGCCTTCCTCGCGAAGATGCGCCCGGGCGCCTACCTGGTGAACACGGCCCGCGGCGAGCTCGTGGACAACGCAGCGCTGGCGGAGGCGCTGGCGGCCGGACGGCTCGCCGGCGCGGGGCTTGACACGGTGGCGCCCGAGCCCGTGACGGCAGACAACCCGCTGGTCAACCTGCCGGTCGAGGCAGCGGGGCGCGTGCTGTTCTCGCCGCACGTCGGCGGCATCACGACAGGTAGCCTCCGCCGGGGGCAGATCCACATGTGGGAGAACGTCGGGCGCATCAAGCGAGGCGAGCGCCCCACCTGCGTCGTCAACGGGATATAG
- a CDS encoding cyclase family protein yields the protein MACCDEDKPTPANRLVKFVEKLRGDDFAWVELSHEVSPQTPHWVGFEPFHQVAQPLNYSDGCKADAYYIVSQYGTHIDAPLHFVPGGRPLNEVSVRDTLMPLFVINVADKVRANADYELTVADIEEFEAKYGKIPAGSFVAMRSDWSVDHADDYENNDADGNPHYPGWSLDALKLLIEDRKVTAIGHEPTDTDAPGAGHGWAGELYVLQQDHYQIEVMKNLDKVPPAGAIISCTWPNVTNGVGFTARCIAIFPKELTPGCGCGCSEAKPAEDKGCGCC from the coding sequence ATGGCCTGCTGTGATGAGGACAAGCCCACGCCCGCAAATCGCCTCGTGAAGTTCGTCGAGAAGCTGCGCGGCGACGACTTCGCGTGGGTCGAGCTGTCCCACGAGGTTTCGCCCCAGACGCCGCACTGGGTCGGCTTCGAGCCGTTCCACCAGGTGGCGCAGCCGCTCAACTACTCGGACGGCTGCAAGGCTGACGCCTACTACATCGTGAGCCAGTACGGCACGCACATCGACGCCCCGCTGCACTTCGTGCCGGGCGGCCGTCCGCTCAACGAGGTGTCCGTGCGCGACACGCTCATGCCGCTGTTCGTCATCAACGTCGCCGACAAGGTGCGCGCCAACGCCGACTACGAGCTCACGGTGGCCGACATCGAGGAGTTCGAGGCGAAGTACGGCAAGATTCCCGCCGGCTCCTTCGTCGCGATGCGCAGCGACTGGTCCGTCGACCACGCCGACGACTACGAGAACAACGACGCCGACGGCAACCCCCACTACCCGGGCTGGAGCCTCGACGCGCTCAAGCTGCTCATCGAGGACCGCAAGGTCACGGCCATCGGCCACGAGCCCACGGACACCGACGCGCCCGGCGCGGGCCACGGCTGGGCCGGCGAGCTCTACGTGCTGCAGCAGGACCACTACCAGATCGAGGTCATGAAGAACCTCGACAAGGTGCCGCCGGCGGGCGCCATCATCTCGTGCACCTGGCCCAACGTCACGAACGGCGTCGGCTTCACGGCCCGCTGCATCGCCATCTTCCCCAAGGAGCTCACGCCCGGCTGCGGGTGCGGCTGCTCCGAGGCCAAGCCGGCCGAGGACAAGGGCTGCGGCTGCTGCTAA
- a CDS encoding helix-turn-helix transcriptional regulator: MAEASLAVRCVIAGYLAQAALYLGMSFLGGWAAFVACILALALSCALMGDALRRGVFSAAPVDGGSGRTAAYRQRRRSLRSALIPLVSSFTCVFILTIVVSLMHTSVIGNELEPVLGAVPMAEAHALATAIFVPVMALRRRVPDTTLVYRVLFPVMLVALSLLPFVSEALGTLSGLAMVVCYDIVGIAFVLLLVEVSQARRDVPPAALIGVYQVGTEASVAVGLVLGLGINRLGAHASEASYVTILMLACIYLLSTVLMVLLRRRGSVLDAAGPDDDAALAPREGNRFSQRTRGGDDAGAPPVGGAAAGEPAARDDAARAAWPDGEAGASGPDGTADGARVSAHPTPGEHAEQQSVREQVSARVELFAREKGLTPREAQVLVQLARGRSAPALAADLGITENTAWAHIKRIYMKLDVHGRQELIDLVEREVISPAGDEG; encoded by the coding sequence ATGGCCGAGGCGAGCCTTGCCGTGCGCTGCGTCATCGCGGGATACCTCGCGCAGGCGGCGCTGTACCTCGGGATGTCGTTCCTCGGAGGGTGGGCCGCCTTTGTCGCCTGCATTTTGGCGTTGGCGCTCTCGTGCGCCCTGATGGGGGACGCGCTGCGTCGGGGCGTCTTCTCCGCGGCTCCCGTTGACGGGGGAAGCGGTCGCACCGCCGCGTATCGGCAGCGCCGCCGCTCGCTGCGCTCGGCGCTCATCCCGCTGGTCAGCTCGTTCACCTGCGTTTTCATCCTGACGATCGTCGTGAGCCTGATGCACACGTCCGTCATCGGCAACGAGCTCGAGCCGGTGCTCGGCGCTGTTCCCATGGCCGAGGCGCACGCGCTGGCCACGGCGATCTTCGTGCCCGTGATGGCCCTGCGCCGCCGCGTGCCCGACACGACGCTTGTCTACCGCGTGCTGTTTCCCGTCATGCTGGTGGCGCTCTCCCTGCTGCCGTTCGTCTCCGAGGCCCTCGGCACGCTGTCGGGCCTGGCGATGGTCGTGTGCTACGACATCGTGGGTATCGCGTTCGTGCTGCTGCTCGTGGAGGTCTCGCAGGCGCGCCGTGACGTGCCGCCTGCGGCGCTCATCGGCGTCTATCAGGTCGGGACGGAGGCGTCCGTGGCGGTGGGGCTCGTGCTGGGGCTGGGCATCAACCGCCTGGGCGCGCACGCCTCCGAGGCGTCGTACGTGACGATCCTGATGCTCGCCTGCATCTACCTGCTGTCCACGGTGCTCATGGTGCTGCTGCGGCGTCGGGGGAGTGTCTTGGATGCCGCCGGGCCGGACGACGACGCAGCCCTCGCTCCGCGCGAGGGGAACCGCTTCTCGCAGCGAACGCGGGGCGGGGACGACGCTGGCGCCCCACCGGTCGGCGGCGCGGCCGCGGGCGAACCTGCTGCCCGCGACGATGCCGCCCGTGCCGCCTGGCCCGATGGCGAGGCGGGGGCTTCCGGGCCCGATGGGACCGCCGATGGCGCGCGTGTCTCGGCGCACCCCACGCCCGGGGAGCACGCCGAGCAGCAGAGCGTGCGCGAGCAGGTGAGCGCCCGCGTCGAGCTCTTCGCCCGCGAGAAGGGGCTCACGCCGCGCGAGGCGCAGGTGCTCGTCCAGCTGGCGCGCGGGCGCAGCGCCCCCGCGCTCGCGGCGGACCTGGGCATCACGGAGAACACGGCGTGGGCGCACATCAAGCGCATCTACATGAAGCTCGACGTCCACGGCCGGCAGGAGCTCATCGACCTGGTGGAGCGCGAGGTCATCTCGCCCGCCGGGGACGAGGGGTGA
- a CDS encoding 2-keto-3-deoxygluconate permease: MKLYDAIQKIPAGTMLVPTLIGALIHTFCPQVLQVGNPTQMLFTSEGMQVCVGMMLFFTGTQLALGQIRPVLRSILPTLAFKMVVAYALAALYFALFGLDGVGGVSFLAFTVAITSCNAVLFLATVKPYGGVAEYAMFGVFMLVSMPALPLLLLSGTSGAGVDWMGLASTCIPLALGLALGNADARFREMFKGGSSCIIPFFGFQFGSLVDLGTAAGQLVQGVGLVVAFYALSAIPLYAFERLALHRPGHVGIATCSVAGIAVSFHTMAAASSAVYLPYVDGAISQLAMAMFATTFLTPVIAHFVAHRNGAPRTDGLAESGEAARGRDRANGSAEGLESPAGHAA, translated from the coding sequence ATGAAGCTCTACGACGCCATCCAGAAGATCCCCGCCGGCACGATGCTCGTCCCCACGCTCATCGGCGCGCTCATCCACACGTTCTGCCCTCAGGTCCTGCAGGTGGGCAACCCGACGCAGATGCTGTTCACGTCCGAGGGCATGCAGGTGTGCGTCGGCATGATGCTGTTCTTCACCGGGACGCAGCTCGCCCTGGGGCAGATCCGGCCCGTCCTGCGCAGCATCCTGCCCACGCTCGCGTTCAAGATGGTCGTCGCCTACGCGCTGGCGGCCCTGTACTTCGCGCTGTTCGGCCTCGACGGCGTGGGCGGCGTGAGCTTCCTGGCGTTCACGGTGGCCATCACCTCCTGCAACGCCGTGCTGTTCCTCGCGACGGTCAAGCCGTACGGGGGCGTCGCCGAGTACGCGATGTTCGGCGTGTTCATGCTCGTCTCAATGCCCGCGCTGCCCCTGCTGCTGCTCAGCGGAACGAGCGGGGCCGGCGTCGACTGGATGGGGCTCGCCTCGACGTGCATCCCCCTCGCGCTTGGGCTGGCGCTCGGCAACGCAGACGCCCGCTTCCGGGAGATGTTCAAGGGCGGTAGCTCGTGCATCATCCCGTTCTTCGGCTTCCAGTTCGGCTCGCTCGTCGACCTGGGAACGGCCGCCGGGCAGCTCGTGCAGGGCGTGGGCCTCGTCGTCGCGTTCTATGCGCTGTCGGCCATCCCCCTCTACGCGTTTGAGCGCCTCGCGCTGCACCGCCCCGGCCACGTGGGCATCGCCACCTGCTCCGTCGCCGGCATTGCCGTGTCGTTCCACACGATGGCGGCCGCCAGCTCCGCCGTGTATCTCCCCTACGTGGACGGGGCCATCAGCCAGCTTGCCATGGCCATGTTCGCGACGACGTTTCTGACGCCGGTGATCGCCCACTTCGTCGCCCATCGCAACGGGGCGCCGCGCACGGACGGGCTTGCGGAGAGCGGCGAGGCCGCTCGGGGGCGAGACCGAGCGAACGGCAGCGCCGAGGGTCTCGAGAGCCCAGCTGGGCACGCGGCGTAA